The Pimelobacter simplex genomic sequence AGCTCTGCATCGCGGCGACGATGGTGCTCGTCGCGCTCAAGCTCGCGACCGGCTGAGCTCAGCCGCGGATCCACTCCTCGAGGACCGCGGCGAGCGGTCCCGGCGTACCGTCCGGGCCGACGAGCAGGGCGTAGCCGTGCCCCGACTCCGCCGGCTCGAACCGGCTGCCCCGGGGCGCCACGGCGGCGATCGCCCGCGACGCCGCCACCTGGTCCTCACCCTCGTCGTCGGCCATCGCGACCAGGGCGGGCACCCGCAGGGCGCGGCCACCGGCGACGACCTCCATCCCGTCCCAGTCGGCCGGACCGGACAGGTCGGCCACCCGAGCGGCACGGGGATCGCGCACGGCAGTCATCAGCGCGACACTGCCGCCCATCGAGGCGCCGACGACCACGACCGTACGGGCGCCGAGCGACCGGCGCGCAGCGTCGATCGCGAGGCTCACCGCGTCGGTCTGCCGGGCACCCCGGTGCGCGCCCGTGCAGCGGGCGGCGCCGTAGCCGCACAGGTCGATCGCCAGCACCTGCACGCCCGGTCGTGCCACCAGGCGCGCGGCGTAGGGCAGCCAGCCGCACAGGCCGTTCCCGTTGGTCTGGTGCAGCAGGACGGCGACCGTCGGCCCGGTCCCGGCCGTCACCGCGCTCACCCGGCCCACTGCGGCGCTGTGCAGCGTGCGCGGCCGGAAGTGCGCGGCGGCGACCGCCGGGTCCTGCGGTCCGCAGCGGCTCAACGCCCCCGGGAGCGTCGCGAGGGGCGCGCTCGTCGTACCGCTCGGGGACGGGGACGGGGCGGCCTCGCGCGGCGGCGCCGGCGCCTCGTCGCCCGAGCACCCGGTCAGCCCCAGGGACGCAAGCGCCATGACGGCAACGACGACGGCCCGGATCCGCGTTCTCATCGGCCCATTGTGCGCCTCACGCTCCCCGGGGAGGCCGTCGCGAGCCGTTCACGTCGCGCACACGTCCCGGCCAACTCGTGCTGGCGAGCGGTACCCGCACGCTGCTTAGCGTCGCGCCCGTCCGCGCCGATCGGCGGCGCGGCGGAAGGGACAACCGATCATCATGCGATCTCGCTTCAAGGCCACGGCCACGGCAGCGATCCTGCTGGCCGGCGTGGCCGGCGTCGGCGGCAGCGTGGCGGCCCAGGCCAGCACCGCGGACGCCGCGGCGCCCACCAAGGCCAAGAACGTCATCTACCTGCTCGGCGACGGCATGGGCCGTACCCACGTCACCGCCGCCCGCGAGCGCTTCTACGGCGCGCACGGCAAGCTCAACATGGAGACGATGCCCGCCGTCGGCCAGGTGGCGACGTACGCCGTCGAGAAGAACTCGGGCCAGCCCGGCGAGGCTGACTTCCACCCGAACTACGTCACCGACTCCGCCTCGGCCGCGACCGCGTGGGCCTCCGGCGTGAAGACCTACAACGCCGCCCTCGGCGTCGACGCCAAGGGCACCGTCGTGCCGACCGTCATGGAGCAGGCGCACGCCGCCGGGCTCGCGACCGGCAACGTGTCGACCGCCGAGATCACCGACGCCACCCCCGCCGGCCAGATGTCCCACGCGCTCGCGCGCGGCTGCCAGGGTCCGTCGTACTCGGCCGGCAGCTGCCAGGACACCGCGATCACCGGCTCGGCGCTGCCGACCGACGACGTGCGGGTCACCCCGATCGCCGACCAGATCGCCCGCAACCAGACCGCGGACGTCATCCTCGGCGGCGGCCTCTCCCGCTTCGACGCCGCGGACCAGACCGCGCTCGAGAGCAACGGGTACGCCGTCCTCGGCTCGCCCGCCTCGCAGACCGTCGCGACCAAGACCGAGCTCGCGAACGCGACCGGCCAGAAGGTCTTCGGCCTGTTCAACAAGGGCAACCTGACGGTCGAGAAGTTCAAGAAGGCCAACCCCGGCGCGCCCGAGGCGCAGGAGCCGACGGTCGCCGACATGACGACCAAGGCGATCGACCTGCTCAAGGCCAAGAGCGCCGCCACCGGCAACAAGGGCTTCTACCTCCAGGTCGAGGGCGCGCTCATCGACAAGCGCTCGCACGCCAACGACGCGAGCCAGACGCTCGAGGAGATGAAGGCGTTCGACGACGCGGTCAAGGTCGCGCTCGACTTCGCCAAGCAGGACGGCAACACGCTGGTCATCGTCACCGCCGACCACGAGTGCGCCGGCTTCAACATCATCGAGAAGGGCAGCTTCACCAACGCCGAGGCCGGCACCCCGCCGGTCAACGTCGACGGTGGCAACCCGTCGAACAACTCGACGCCGTCGCGTCCGACCAACCAGACCAAGGACTCCTCGCGCAGCGCGTTCGCGCCGGCCACCTTCCGCACGGCCGACGACCCGGCCGGCGTCGAGGACGGTACGCCGCAGGCCAGCCTCTGGCTGACCTACCTCTCGGGCAACCACACCGGTGCCGACGTCCCCGTCTTCGCCTACGGTCCGGGGTTCTCGGCGCTCGACACCTCGATCGAGAACACCGCACTGTTCAAGATCGTGCGCGGCGCCCTCTCCCTCGACGGCAGCACCCCGCCGGTCGTCAAGACCGCGACGAAGACCTCGCTGTCCGGGCCGGCGAAGGTCAAGGCCGGCAAGAAGGCCACCCTCACGGTCAAGGTCAGCCCGGCCGCCGCGACCGGCACCGTCCGGATCACCGACAAGGGCAAGGTCGTCAAGACCGTCGCCCTCTCCGGCGGCAAGGCGACCGTGAAGCTGAAGCTCAAGAAGGGCAAGCACAAGCTGGCCGCCGGCTACGCCGGCAGCACGTCGTACCTGCCCTCGGCGTCGGCGACGATCACGATCCGCGTCGTCCGCTGACCCACCGCACCGACACGTCCCGCGTCCCGGTCGCCACGGCGGCCGGGGCGCGGGGCGTCCGGCTCTCCAGGAGAACCCGCATGCACCGCACCGCCCTCACCCTCGCCGGCCTCGCCACGACCGCCGCCCTCGCCCTGAGCGGCTGCTCCTCGGCCGAGCCGGAGCCGGCCGGCTCCAGCGCGTCGGCCCCGGCGTCCGACGTACCGAGCCCGGTCGTCATGACCGAGTTCCCCGACCTGGCCGCCCCGACCGGCGAGCCGGTCCTCGACGGCATCGCGTCGGCCGCCCCCGGCCGTCCGGGGACCGTGGGCCGCATCCCCGGCCCGTTCGACGACCGCTTCTCCTACGGCAAGGTCACCTTCGACGGCCGGCGGGTCACCGGCTCGCTCGACATCACCAGCGACGTCTCCGACCTGCTCGAGCTGCAGGTGCTGGCCGGCTTCTACGACGCCTCGGGCACGCTCCTGGGCACCGCCCGGTTCACGCACCACCTCGAAGAGAGCGCCCACCACGACGACGGGCCGCCCTCGGAGCACGAGACGTTCACGATCAAGGTGCCCCGCAAGCTCGCGGGCAAGGCCGTGAGCGCCGCGGTCGGCGTACCGGTGCTGGTCAACGAGTAGCGCGCCGCACCGGCGCCGAGATGAGCGCCGTCCGCACCGACATCCCGAGGTCGCGGTGGCGCACCGTCGTGATCCGGCGCCCCGGCTGGACGGCGTCCTTGACCGGCGCGGTCCGCTCCCCCAGCAGCCTGGCCGCCGCATCGATGTCGGCCACCGTGAACGTCACGCCCCACAGGCTCGCCGGCCCCTCACCCGCCGCATCCGGCGCGCCCACCACCTCGAGCACCACCTCACCGAACCGGTAGAACACCTGCCGCACCGGCGCCCCACCCATGTGCCCGTCACGCACCCGCCGCTCCTCGGCGCCGAGGGCGGCGAGGACCGCGCGGGTGCGGTCGAGGTCGGGCGAGAGCAGCACGACGTGGTCGATCACGGTGACACCGTTCGGGTGCTCCCCCGGCGGTTCGGCACCGGCCGGCGCATCCGACGCCCGGCCGCCCGTCGGTACGCCGTCGAGATCACCCGCCCACGCCTCCGGCAGCCCACCCAGCGACCACCCGACGATCCCGCGCCCGCGCTCCCGCTCCCGCCCCGCGAACCGCAGCCGGACGCCGCCGACCCGGGCGGCGCCGTCCTCACCGACGACGAAGCCCGCCTCGCGCCACGGCTGCGGCGGGTCGGCGATCTCGAGCTCGGCGATCGTCAGCACGCGCCCACGCTAGTCGCCCTACGGCCCGACCGGGCCCAGCCGCTCAGCCGGGACCCAGTCGGTGATGATCGTCTCGGGATCGGCGGTCACCCAGGTGACCAGCGCCTCCCAGCCGTCGACGCCCTGGCGCCAGGTCAGCAGGAGGCCCGGCAGCTTGCGCGGGCCGAACTTCTCCTTGACCCAGACATGCCGTTGCCCCACCCACGAAGAGTAGAACATATGTTCGAATGAGCGCCAGGGGCCCTGGCCCAGCCCCCGGTCAGAGGGCGCGCTGCCGCTCCTCGCCCGTGTCGAAGAAGCGGTCGAGGTAGTCGTCCGGCTCGAGGTCGCTGGTCCGCATCAGCGAGTAGACCTCGGCTCCGGCGCCGACCGGATCAGCCATCTCGTAGGACTGCACCAGCCCGAGCGCCTCGCAGTCGTCGAAGATCGCGGCGTACTCCGCGGCCTCGGCCTCGGCCTGGGCGATCGCCCCGGCGAAGTCGTCGGCCTCGAAGATCACCACCCGCTCCTCGTAGTGCGGCGGGACGTCGCCCGAGCCCGCGAACCGACAGACGGTGCGTACGCCGTACCAAGTCATGGCGCCACCCGGTCCCGCCGCAGCAGCCCGTAGACCCACGAGTCCGACACCACCCCGTCCACGATGCAGTCCTCGCGCAGCGTCCCTTCCCGCACGAACCCGAGCTTCTCCAGCACCCGCGCCGAGGCCGGGTTCCGGGTGTCCACCGCGGCCTGCACCCGGTTGAGGTCGAGGGTGGCGAACGCCCACTCCAGCAGGGCACGCGCCGCCTCCGTCGCGTAGCCGTGCCCCCAGGCAGCCTGCGGGAGGCAGTAGCCCGTGCGGGCACTCCGGAATGCGGGGTTCCACCCGCTGACGGTGCACCAGCCGACGAACGCCCGGTCCGCACGGCGTTCGAGGACCACCCGCACCCCGCTCCCCTCCTCGGCCATCTCCGCGCACCGAGCCAGGAACAGCGCGGCCGACTCCCGGTCCGTCCACGGCGGGTAGTCCCAGTAGCGCAGCACGTACGCATCGCTCTGCAGCGCGAAGAGGTCGTCGGTGTCGGCCTCGGCGAACGGGCGCAGCCGAAGTCGCTCGGTCTCCAGCGTGGGGGTCGGCAGCCGCATGGCACTACCGTCCCACGCGGTGGTCGTCAGCGCGCGACGTCCATGTAGCGGTTGTAGAGGTGGCCTACCTCGTCATCGATCCGCCCGACCAGCTCGCGTACCCGGTCGTCCTCGGCGACGCGGAGGTAGCGCTCGTCCGCGACGATCGCGACCACCGTGTGCTCGACGCGACGGTAGGCCGTCGGGTCGCCGCGCATCGCGCGCAGCGCCTCGGCGTACCCCTGGAGGACGGTGAGATAGGTACCGCCGGCGAGCCGCGCCTCGGCCTTGGCCTGCGCCCGCCGGAACACGACCCGCAGCTCGCGGGCGAGCTCGGGCCCGACGACGCCCTCCCCCATCGGTACGGCGAGCCCGCGCGCGTAGTCGCGGCTCAGCTCCCCCTGTGCCCGGATCAGGCTCGGGCCACCGAACCGCCGCTTCTGCGGCACGAGCGTCTCGTCGCCCTGCCAGGCAGCGAGGGTGCGCGCATTGGCCTCGGTGTCGTCGACCTCCGCCTCCGCGGTGGCCAGCACCGTGTACCAATCGGCGAGCAGCTCGAGGAGCAGCGCTCCGTCGTGCCGGAAGGTGGCGAGGACGAACATGTGTCACCCTTCCTCGTGCTGGACATGGTCGACGATGCAGCCGCTGAGATCGGGCGGCGCCGACCCGATGAAGACACTGCCCGCGACGGAGCCCGTGAACGATGCGACACCGTCGAAGACACAGTGGTCGAACACGCAGCGCGTCGTCCACATGACCGCGCGCAGGCTCGCGCCGGTGAAGGTGCACCGCTCGAACCGCGCGCCCGACGCGACGGAGCGGGACAACGTCGCTCCGGAGAAGTCGCAGTCCGTGAACTCGCCGCCGAGACGAGCGCCGGTGAGCTTCGCACCGACGAAGCTGCACCCGACGAAGCGACGCCGGACGAACACGCCGCGCATGTCGATCCGGTCGAGGACACAGCCCTCCAGCTCCGACTCGGTGACCGACGCGCCGTCCGCGAAGGTGACGTCCGACAGGTCGACACCCGTGGCGCGCTGATAGCGGATCGGAGTCGTGAGCCGTACGCCGCGCAGGTCGACCAGACCCGCCTCCGTCGTCCCGAAGGGCGACGCCGGGAAGGGGGCGCCGGGCCGTTGTGCCGCCAGGACGAGCTCGTGCTCGAGCGCGCTCGTGCGCTCGTGCTTCCAGCGCTCGCTCAGCTGGCGCGTCGTCGGCCTCATCATGCCTGGACCCGGTGGGTCAGACGTTGAAGCGGAACTCCACCACGTCACCATCGGCCATGACGTAGTCCTTGCCCTCCATCCGGACCTTCCCCGCCTCCTTGGCCTTGGCCATCGACCCCGCCGCGACCAGGTCGTCGAACGAGACGACCTCGGCCTTGATGAAGCCCTTCTGGAAGTCGGTGTGGATGACGCCGGCGGCCTCGGGCGCGGTGGCGCCCTTGGCGATGGTCCACGCGCGCGACTCCTTGGGGCCGGCGGTGAGGTAGGTCTGGAGGCCGAGGGTGTCGAAGCCGACGCGGGCGAGGACCTCGAGGCCGGGCTCGGTGACGCCGGCCTCGGCGAGGAACTCGGTGGCCTCCTCGTCGTCGAGCTCGATGAGCTCGGACTCGAACTTGGCGTCGAGGAAGATCGCCTCGGCGGGGGCGACGATCTCGCGCATCTTGTCCTTGAGGGACTCGTCGGCGAGCTCGTCGGCGTCGCAGTTGAAGACGTAGATGAAGGGCTTCGCGGTGAGGAGCGAGAGCTCGCGCAGGAGGGCGCGGTCGATCGAGGTGGCGATGATCGGCGTACCGGCCTCGAGGGCTTCCTTGGCCTCCTTGGCGGCCTCGAGGTTGGCGGCGAGCTCCTTGACCTTGCGCGCCTCCTTCTCCAGCCGTACGACGGCCTTCTCCACCGTCTCCAGGTCCGCGAGGATGAGCTCGGTCTGGATCGTGGAGATGTCGTTGGCCGGGTTGACCTCGCCGTCGACGTGGGTGACGTCCTCGTCGCGGAAGACGCGGGTCACCTGGCAGATGGCCGCGGACTCGCGGATGTGGGCGAGGAACTTGTTGCCCAGGCCCTCGCCCTGGGAGGCGCCGCGGACGATGCCGGCGATGTCGACGAACTCGACCGTGGCGGGCAGCTGGCGCTCGGAGCCGAAGATCTCGGCGAGCTGGGCCAGGCGCGGGTCGGGTACGCCGACCACGCCCACGTTGGGCTCGATGGTGGCGAACGGGTAGTTCGCCGCGAGGACGTCGTTCTTGGTCAACGCGTTGAAGAGCGTCGACTTGCCTGCGTTGGGGAGACCGACGATGCCGATGGTGAGTGCCACGGGGGGCGATTCTATGGCCGGGCGGCCCGGCTGCGCGCATCGACGCGAGAACGGTACGGGTGGGGCTACCCCCGAGTCGGAGCCCCACCCGTGCCGTCCACCGGCTCAGGAGCCGTAGAGCGCCCGGACCCCCGTCGCGTCGGAGGCCTGGAACTCCAGGTCGCTGGAGCTGCCGTTGCACTGCGGGTAGTGCATGATCGACGCCGAGTCGTACGGCGTCAGCGGCCGCCAGTTGTTGTCCTCGAAGCAGGTGCCCGACTCCGGCCGGGTGTGCTCGTGGCGGAAGCCCAGCACGTGGCCCAGCTCGTGGCCGAGGATGTCGCCCGGCTCCCAGGTCCCCGAGGACCAGATCGAGTCGTCGACGAGCACGTTGCGCGAGCTCTTGGCCGAGCTCGGGAAGAACGCGCGGGCGATGTACTGCGAGGTGTTGACCGGCTCGACCGAGAACACCACGTTGTTGTTGCGGGTGGTGCAGCTGCTGTTCTGCGCGGGGACGTAGACGAAGTTGATCTTCGACGACGCGTTCTCCCACAGCGCGGTGCCGGCGCTCATCGCCGCGACGATGTCGGCCTGCCGGGTGCCGAACCGGGTGCTGACGCAGTAGGTCAGGTTGAGGGCCTGGCTCGCGCTCCACTTGTCGTCGCGGCCGTTGACCGTGTTGACGATGAGGTCGCCCTCGTGGCGGTCGCGGTCGTGGTTGCCGAACGGGCCGACCATGCTGTTGTAGAACTTCTTGAGCTCGGCCTTCGTGCTGAGGGCCTCGTCGCCGTTGACGACGTAGGCGCCGTCGACGTCGACGTACGTCGAGGCCTCGAACTCCTGGTACGTCGGCGGTGCGCTGAGCGTGCTCCATCCGGTGTCGGCCGACGCCGAGCCGGGGCCGGAGACGGCTGCTCCCGCGAAGGCGGTCACCAGGCAGGCGACGCCGACGGAGATTCTGCTGATCCGAGATGACAACATCCAAGAACCTTTCTCCCGAGAGTGGATCCGGCACATCGAATCGCTCGGATCGCCCTCAGGACAAGAGATCCTGTGACTCAGAAAGCGGCAGGGCCCGGGGCTGCACGAACGTGAGCCACGGACCCCGCCGCTGGGGACGGGCGTCAGGCCGGTGTCAGGCGGGCATCGCCGCATCGTGCGGGTCCATCGAGCCGATGTGCTGCTGCGACTCCACCAGGCCCTCGTCGGAGGGCTGCTTCCCCTGCCGGAAGACCCGATCACGCTGCTTGGCCCGCAGCTCGGGGTGCGCCTCGCTCGGGATGTCGAAGCCGTAGGCGGCCTGCGCCTCGCGCGGCGTCATGGTGACCGGCGAGAGCGGCGGGATGCCGAGCATCGCGGGCGCCGCGACGGGGACGGCCTGGGGCGCGAGCAGGTTCATCAGCCACAGCCGCAGCTGCATGTTGCTGTTGAACACGGTGTGCAGCGCCTTGGTCGGCGGCGCGACCAGCGCGTCGGTCAGCCGGCCTTGGCGTAGCCCCGCCATGTCGCGCATGTGCTTCGGGTACGTCGAGATGATCGCCTTGCGCATCAGCCACATCACCGGCGCGAACCCGGCCTTCTGCCACCCCGGCAGGTCGGGCGGGAGCGCGACCTTGAGCGGCAGGATGAAATTGATCATGTCCTGCGCCGCCTCCGAGGCGGCGATCCGGGAGCGCCAGTCGGCGAAGTACTGGCGAACCTCGTCGCGGTTGCGCGGCACCGTGTCCGGGTCGATCGTCTGGAGCTCGGCGGCGCGTCGGCACTCGGCCCAGAACTGCAGCTCCTCCTCGGGGGTCAGCCGCCCGCCGCCGAACCTCTCGTAGCAGTAGAGGATCGAGTGCCAGGCCGTCACGTGGATCCACAGCTGCGACGACGGCTGGTTGGCGTCGTACTCGCCGCCGGTGACGGGGTCGTGCCCGATCGCCTTGGAGTGCACCTTGACCAGGACGTCGGCCGCCTTGGCGGTCGGCTCCGTGGCCGCGAACGCGACCATCCCGAAGTAGCGCAGGGTGCGACCGTAGCGGGTGCTGGGCCGGTACTTCACCCCGCCGGACTGGACGACGGCCGCCGCCAGGTTCGGGTCGAAGTGCTCGATCGTGACGGCGCGCGCGAAGCCGAGGATGTAGGACGTCGGGTGCGCCCACACCTTCCACGTCACCGAGTCCGGCCCGAAGAATCCGTAGTCGGCCATCGGCTCGAACTGCTGCGCGAGCTGCTTCCTGGTCTGGAGACCGAACATGCGGCCCTCCCTTCCTCATTGCTACAGGTCCGTAGGTTCGGCGAAATTTACAGCACTGGAATATTGTCCGGAAGGTGACGCAGGACACCTCCGGAGCGGCTGAGCCCGCTCCCAAGCGGCGCTACGCCAAGCGGCTGCCGGTCGAGCAGCGCCGCGAGCACCTGCTCGACGCAGCGTTGCGGGTCCTGGTCCGCGACGGCTACGAGCGGGTCTCGATCGAGGCGATCGCACGCGAGGCCGAGGTCACCCGCCCCGTCGTCTACGGCGCGTACGACGGCCTGGAGCCGCTCCTGCACGCGCTGCTCGACCGCACCCAGCGCCGGGCGCTCGCCTCTGCGCTGCGCCTGATGCCCGACGGAGGCCTCGACGGCGCGCTCGACGTCGACGAGTGGATCGTGGCCGCGGCCGGCGGCCTGATCGACGTCGTCCAGCGCGAGCCAGAGGTCTGGCGCCCGGTCCTGGGCCTGACCCAGAACGCGCCCGCCGTCGTCCGCGACCGGATCACCTCGACCCGCGAGCTGATCCGGGGCTCGATCGCCGACGCGCTGCAGGCCGGCCTCGAGCGCCGCGGCGGACCGTACCTCGACGTCGACGTCCTGGCCCACCTGGTCCTGGTCACCGCCGAGCACTTCGGCCGGCTCGCCCTCGACCAGCCCGAGACGTACGACCGCGATCGGCTCGTCACCTCCCTCGAGGGGCTGCTGAGCGCCACCCGACCCGCCGCGGACTAATCTCTGCTGGTGCGGATCGCCACCTGGAACGTCAACTCCCTGCGCACGCGGATCGACCGCGTCGAAGCCTTTCTCGACCGGCACGACATCGACGTGCTCGCCGTCCAGGAGACCAAGGCACGCGAGGAACAGCTGCCCCTGATGGGCCTGCAGGCGCGCGGGTACGAGATCGCCGCGCACGGCCTCAACCAGTGGAACGGCGTCGCCCTGATCAGCCGCGTCGGGCTCGACGACGTCGCCGTCGGCTTCCCCGACCAGCCCGGCTGGGGCGACCCGGCCGAGGTCGAGGCCCGCGCCATCGGCGCGACCTGCGGCGGCGTGCGGGTGTGGAGCCTCTACATCCCCAACGGCCGCAAGCCCGACGACCCGCACTACGCCTACAAGCTCGACTGGCTGGCCCGGCTGCGCACCGCGGCGCAGGCGTGGCTCGACGTACCGACGGCGCTGGTGGGCGACTGGAACATCTGCCCGACCGACGAGGACGTCTTCGACGTCGCGCAGTTCAAGAACTCCACGCACGTCACGCCCGCCGAGCGCGCGGCCTTCCAGGCGTTCCTGGACGGCGGGTGGGCGGAGGTGACGCGGGAGCACGCGCCGTCGTACACCTACTGGGACTACTACCGGCAGCGCTTCGAGCGCGACCGGGGGCTCAAGATCGACTTCGTGCTCGGGTCGGCGTCGTTCGCCGAGCGGGTGACGGGGGCGTTCATCGACAAGGAGGAGCGCGACCCGTCGGTGTTCGCGGGCGCTCCGTCGGACCACGCGCCGGTGGTCGTGGACCTGGCCGACTGAGGGACGCGGCAACCGATCAGATGCGGCTTGTCACGGCCGATCAGGGTAAAGATTGTCGTGACACCCCCCACCAGAAGGCACTTCCCTTGCTTCGCGCCAGCATTGCGTCACTCGCTGTCCTGACCACCCTTCCCGCTGTCACGGCCCCACCGGCCCACGCCGACACCCTGACGGTCCCCGGGTCCGCGTCGGCGACGGTGGGGGCGGCCTCGACGCTGGAGATCGCGGTGCCCCCGGGCGTCACGCCCAGCAAGGTCACGGGCCGGCTGCGGCTCGACGACACGATCGACGGGACGGTCGCGTTCGTGGTCGGCGGGCGGTTGGCCGCGCGGGTGCCGGCCCGGGCCGATGCCGCGGTGGAGATCCCGGTGTCGCGCGCCGACGTGAGCGACGAGCGTATGCAGGTCGAGGTCCGCGTCGACCAGACGGTACGACGCCAGGACGCCGCCTGCGTGACGGTCAGTGACGTCCGGGCGACCCTCGACCAGGTGCGGCTCGAGTTCACCGGTGCCGAGACCGAGCCGGCGACGCTGGCGGAGTTCCTGGCGCCCTACGCGACCGCGGTGGACGTCGTCGTCCCGGCGGACGCCGACGAGGCGACCCTGGCGGCCGGGCTGGCCGCCGTGGCCGCGATCAGCAGCCGCTACCCCGACACGACGGCCGTGCGCCTCACGACGCCCGACGCCGTGACCAAGGCCGGGCCCGGCGTCCGCGTGGTCCGCCTCGCCCCCGGCACCGGTACGGCGACCACCGAGATCGCCGACGACGCCGGTGTCGCGACGCTGACCCTCGGGGGCGGCGCCGACGAGCTGGCGGCCGCCGTGCGGGCGCTGGGCGACCCGGCGCTCGGGCTGGCCGACGCTCCGGACACCGAGGGCCTGGCCGCGAAGCGCGCGCCCGTCGAGGTCGTCGACGCGCTGACGCTCGACGAGCTCGGGGTCGGTCGTGCGGTGCTCAGCGGCTACGGCCGGGTCGAGCAGTACGTCGGCATCCGGCAGGACGCCTTCGGCGGCCCGGTGGGCTCGCTGAAGATCGACCTCAACGGCACGCACACGGCGCTGCCCGAGGGGGCCCGCGCCCAGCTCGACGTCTACGTCAACGACCGGCTGGTCGACTCCACGCGGCTCGGCGACGACCCGGTGCTGCATCGCGAGATC encodes the following:
- a CDS encoding alpha/beta hydrolase family protein — translated: MRTRIRAVVVAVMALASLGLTGCSGDEAPAPPREAAPSPSPSGTTSAPLATLPGALSRCGPQDPAVAAAHFRPRTLHSAAVGRVSAVTAGTGPTVAVLLHQTNGNGLCGWLPYAARLVARPGVQVLAIDLCGYGAARCTGAHRGARQTDAVSLAIDAARRSLGARTVVVVGASMGGSVALMTAVRDPRAARVADLSGPADWDGMEVVAGGRALRVPALVAMADDEGEDQVAASRAIAAVAPRGSRFEPAESGHGYALLVGPDGTPGPLAAVLEEWIRG
- a CDS encoding alkaline phosphatase, with product MRSRFKATATAAILLAGVAGVGGSVAAQASTADAAAPTKAKNVIYLLGDGMGRTHVTAARERFYGAHGKLNMETMPAVGQVATYAVEKNSGQPGEADFHPNYVTDSASAATAWASGVKTYNAALGVDAKGTVVPTVMEQAHAAGLATGNVSTAEITDATPAGQMSHALARGCQGPSYSAGSCQDTAITGSALPTDDVRVTPIADQIARNQTADVILGGGLSRFDAADQTALESNGYAVLGSPASQTVATKTELANATGQKVFGLFNKGNLTVEKFKKANPGAPEAQEPTVADMTTKAIDLLKAKSAATGNKGFYLQVEGALIDKRSHANDASQTLEEMKAFDDAVKVALDFAKQDGNTLVIVTADHECAGFNIIEKGSFTNAEAGTPPVNVDGGNPSNNSTPSRPTNQTKDSSRSAFAPATFRTADDPAGVEDGTPQASLWLTYLSGNHTGADVPVFAYGPGFSALDTSIENTALFKIVRGALSLDGSTPPVVKTATKTSLSGPAKVKAGKKATLTVKVSPAAATGTVRITDKGKVVKTVALSGGKATVKLKLKKGKHKLAAGYAGSTSYLPSASATITIRVVR
- a CDS encoding VOC family protein produces the protein MLTIAELEIADPPQPWREAGFVVGEDGAARVGGVRLRFAGRERERGRGIVGWSLGGLPEAWAGDLDGVPTGGRASDAPAGAEPPGEHPNGVTVIDHVVLLSPDLDRTRAVLAALGAEERRVRDGHMGGAPVRQVFYRFGEVVLEVVGAPDAAGEGPASLWGVTFTVADIDAAARLLGERTAPVKDAVQPGRRITTVRHRDLGMSVRTALISAPVRRATR
- a CDS encoding DUF4288 domain-containing protein; translation: MTWYGVRTVCRFAGSGDVPPHYEERVVIFEADDFAGAIAQAEAEAAEYAAIFDDCEALGLVQSYEMADPVGAGAEVYSLMRTSDLEPDDYLDRFFDTGEERQRAL
- a CDS encoding GNAT family N-acetyltransferase, whose product is MRLPTPTLETERLRLRPFAEADTDDLFALQSDAYVLRYWDYPPWTDRESAALFLARCAEMAEEGSGVRVVLERRADRAFVGWCTVSGWNPAFRSARTGYCLPQAAWGHGYATEAARALLEWAFATLDLNRVQAAVDTRNPASARVLEKLGFVREGTLREDCIVDGVVSDSWVYGLLRRDRVAP
- a CDS encoding pentapeptide repeat-containing protein, which translates into the protein MMRPTTRQLSERWKHERTSALEHELVLAAQRPGAPFPASPFGTTEAGLVDLRGVRLTTPIRYQRATGVDLSDVTFADGASVTESELEGCVLDRIDMRGVFVRRRFVGCSFVGAKLTGARLGGEFTDCDFSGATLSRSVASGARFERCTFTGASLRAVMWTTRCVFDHCVFDGVASFTGSVAGSVFIGSAPPDLSGCIVDHVQHEEG
- the ychF gene encoding redox-regulated ATPase YchF, coding for MALTIGIVGLPNAGKSTLFNALTKNDVLAANYPFATIEPNVGVVGVPDPRLAQLAEIFGSERQLPATVEFVDIAGIVRGASQGEGLGNKFLAHIRESAAICQVTRVFRDEDVTHVDGEVNPANDISTIQTELILADLETVEKAVVRLEKEARKVKELAANLEAAKEAKEALEAGTPIIATSIDRALLRELSLLTAKPFIYVFNCDADELADESLKDKMREIVAPAEAIFLDAKFESELIELDDEEATEFLAEAGVTEPGLEVLARVGFDTLGLQTYLTAGPKESRAWTIAKGATAPEAAGVIHTDFQKGFIKAEVVSFDDLVAAGSMAKAKEAGKVRMEGKDYVMADGDVVEFRFNV
- a CDS encoding M57 family metalloprotease codes for the protein MLSSRISRISVGVACLVTAFAGAAVSGPGSASADTGWSTLSAPPTYQEFEASTYVDVDGAYVVNGDEALSTKAELKKFYNSMVGPFGNHDRDRHEGDLIVNTVNGRDDKWSASQALNLTYCVSTRFGTRQADIVAAMSAGTALWENASSKINFVYVPAQNSSCTTRNNNVVFSVEPVNTSQYIARAFFPSSAKSSRNVLVDDSIWSSGTWEPGDILGHELGHVLGFRHEHTRPESGTCFEDNNWRPLTPYDSASIMHYPQCNGSSSDLEFQASDATGVRALYGS
- a CDS encoding oxygenase MpaB family protein yields the protein MFGLQTRKQLAQQFEPMADYGFFGPDSVTWKVWAHPTSYILGFARAVTIEHFDPNLAAAVVQSGGVKYRPSTRYGRTLRYFGMVAFAATEPTAKAADVLVKVHSKAIGHDPVTGGEYDANQPSSQLWIHVTAWHSILYCYERFGGGRLTPEEELQFWAECRRAAELQTIDPDTVPRNRDEVRQYFADWRSRIAASEAAQDMINFILPLKVALPPDLPGWQKAGFAPVMWLMRKAIISTYPKHMRDMAGLRQGRLTDALVAPPTKALHTVFNSNMQLRLWLMNLLAPQAVPVAAPAMLGIPPLSPVTMTPREAQAAYGFDIPSEAHPELRAKQRDRVFRQGKQPSDEGLVESQQHIGSMDPHDAAMPA
- a CDS encoding TetR/AcrR family transcriptional regulator; translation: MTQDTSGAAEPAPKRRYAKRLPVEQRREHLLDAALRVLVRDGYERVSIEAIAREAEVTRPVVYGAYDGLEPLLHALLDRTQRRALASALRLMPDGGLDGALDVDEWIVAAAGGLIDVVQREPEVWRPVLGLTQNAPAVVRDRITSTRELIRGSIADALQAGLERRGGPYLDVDVLAHLVLVTAEHFGRLALDQPETYDRDRLVTSLEGLLSATRPAAD